A region of Toxorhynchites rutilus septentrionalis strain SRP chromosome 1, ASM2978413v1, whole genome shotgun sequence DNA encodes the following proteins:
- the LOC129765793 gene encoding uncharacterized protein LOC129765793, whose product MFDDIKMCLMDLIKVSPKSKKSLKDISTGYSADFMKKYNDINIIHFNENMSMVNKLDNIRFSPSNYTNLFKANPLLEGKRNKSFRDWGVESACFEFSSDDRDTLTMTSCSHYSAADERYHLLRSISQQGNRLKKGRRDDGMGANDDDVDDDDDDDDDDGIIIPHYSLEECLGGGMASQLDSFCTLCTSSFSFSNCNNCEKSGCGSKCSGNSSTTGEAELSCVCSLKPG is encoded by the coding sequence ATGTTCGACGACATTAAGATGTGTCTGATGGATCTGATCAAGGTGAGCCCCAAGTCAAAGAAGTCACTCAAAGACATCTCGACCGGCTATTCGGCGGATTTTATGAAGAAGTACAACGACATCAACATTATTCACTTCAACGAGAACATGTCGATGGTGAACAAGCTGGACAATATTCGTTTCTCGCCCTCGAACTACACCAACCTGTTCAAGGCGAACCCACTGCTGGAGGGCAAACGGAACAAATCGTTTCGCGACTGGGGCGTGGAAAGCGCTTGTTTTGAATTTTCCTCGGATGATCGCGACACGCTGACGATGACGAGCTGCTCACATTATTCCGCCGCCGATGAGCGCTATCACCTTCTGCGGTCGATTTCGCAGCAGGGCAATCGGCTTAAGAAGGGGCGGCGTGATGATGGAATGGGTGCCAATGATGACGATGTcgacgatgacgatgatgacgatgatgacgacGGTATCATTATACCGCATTACAGTTTGGAGGAGTGTTTGGGCGGTGGGATGGCGTCTCAGCTGGATTCGTTTTGTACGCTTTGCACCTCGTCGTTCAGCTTTAGCAACTGCAATAACTGCGAGAAGTCCGGCTGCGGCTCGAAATGTAGCGGAAATAGCAGCACCACCGGGGAGGCAGAGCTTTCGTGTGTTTGTTCGCTGAAACCGGGGTGA